The proteins below come from a single Spiroplasma endosymbiont of Atherix ibis genomic window:
- the pheS gene encoding phenylalanine--tRNA ligase subunit alpha, protein MLQKINKILESFNEKIITIKTKEQLELLKKEFAGKDSPLNDILKNLKSATYEERKEAGQKVNEIKEIISEKLSNLSNKFKNEKLKKVLEIEKIDLTLSGINLKMGTKHPLNLVIDEISSIFTELGYEMVDGTEFETDEYCFQKLNMPIGHPARDMQDTFYIDNHTVLRTHATNMTARMLTQAAKTGNINMAAVSYGNVYRRDDDDATHSHQFMQMDLFAIGEKISFANLKWILEYICKRLFGKGATIRMRPSFFPFTSTSAEVDVRCINCSGKGCSICKYTGFIEILGSGMLAPEVMEANGLDPEKVTGFAVGVGIERLAMLKYGLKNIRDLYENDIRFLDQFNFFGD, encoded by the coding sequence ATGTTGCAAAAAATAAATAAAATTTTAGAGAGTTTTAATGAAAAAATAATAACTATCAAAACAAAAGAGCAATTAGAATTATTAAAAAAGGAGTTTGCAGGAAAAGATTCTCCTTTAAATGATATTCTTAAAAATTTAAAATCTGCTACCTATGAAGAAAGAAAAGAAGCAGGACAAAAAGTAAATGAAATAAAAGAAATTATTTCAGAGAAATTAAGCAATTTAAGTAATAAATTTAAAAATGAAAAACTAAAAAAAGTGTTAGAAATTGAAAAAATTGATTTAACATTATCTGGAATTAACTTAAAAATGGGAACAAAACACCCATTAAACTTAGTTATTGATGAAATATCTTCAATATTTACTGAGTTAGGCTATGAAATGGTTGACGGAACAGAGTTTGAAACAGATGAATATTGTTTTCAAAAGTTAAATATGCCAATAGGACATCCTGCAAGAGATATGCAAGATACTTTTTATATTGATAATCACACAGTTTTAAGAACACATGCAACTAATATGACAGCTAGAATGTTAACACAAGCAGCAAAAACAGGAAACATTAATATGGCTGCTGTAAGTTATGGAAACGTTTATAGACGTGATGATGATGATGCAACTCATTCACATCAATTTATGCAAATGGATTTATTTGCAATTGGAGAAAAAATTAGTTTTGCTAATTTAAAATGAATTTTAGAATATATCTGTAAACGCTTGTTTGGAAAAGGTGCCACTATTAGAATGAGACCTAGTTTCTTTCCATTTACATCTACTTCAGCTGAAGTAGATGTAAGATGTATTAATTGTAGTGGAAAAGGATGTTCAATTTGTAAGTACACAGGATTTATTGAAATTCTAGGTTCAGGAATGTTAGCACCAGAAGTAATGGAAGCAAATGGGTTAGATCCTGAAAAAGTAACAGGTTTTGCAGTAGGAGTTGGTATTGAAAGATTGGCAATGTTAAAATATGGTTTAAAAAATATTAGAGATTTATATGAAAATG
- a CDS encoding LemA family protein, with translation MSNNQILQKENINKLADTKQKRNGFGEFIWYISFILIIPLFVNIANINKLKRYDIKVSEAQSGIDIQLKKRRDILLKLIDAVKDRIKFEKEMLLSLTQMRTGVSPNELNDNMKLLDKVSKDVTMRLENYPQLQSTKLVQELMSAVSEAENDISASRRIYNSNVSIFNQTIASYPLNSATRQLNFVYKYLLEFSSEELEDVKIKF, from the coding sequence ATGAGTAATAACCAAATTTTACAAAAAGAAAATATAAATAAACTAGCTGATACTAAACAAAAAAGAAATGGATTTGGAGAATTTATTTGATATATAAGTTTTATTTTAATAATACCTTTATTTGTTAACATAGCAAATATTAATAAATTAAAAAGATATGATATTAAAGTTTCAGAAGCACAATCTGGAATTGATATACAACTTAAAAAAAGAAGAGATATTTTATTAAAACTTATTGATGCTGTAAAAGATAGAATTAAGTTTGAAAAAGAAATGTTATTAAGTTTAACTCAAATGAGAACTGGAGTTAGTCCTAATGAATTAAATGATAATATGAAACTTTTAGATAAAGTTTCAAAAGATGTAACTATGAGATTAGAAAATTATCCTCAATTACAATCAACTAAATTAGTTCAAGAATTAATGAGTGCTGTTTCTGAAGCTGAAAATGATATTTCAGCATCTAGAAGAATTTATAACTCTAATGTAAGTATTTTTAATCAAACAATTGCATCTTATCCTTTAAACTCAGCTACAAGACAATTAAATTTTGTTTACAAATATTTATTAGAATTTAGTAGTGAAGAATTAGAAGATGTTAAAATTAAATTTTAA
- a CDS encoding DDE-type integrase/transposase/recombinase produces MSLQLQNQKEIIQELLINTKYNRTIICKILNINRTSTYKENKTLMNFLNDTRIMNLVISEIEKNNFLSAYSAKRWSLYFKLNYIDPFSINHKKLERIFKKFNHIAYYIKKQTKHEIKKYKETIRKNYLKEAKEMGFENIWTSDITQFSVKTKKGYICTVQDNLTGEIIGKSKIIDNQKTNFMLEAVKMAYKNKKYLGPILLHSDNGNQYTSEKYINLCNDLQIIRSYSKPGTPHHNGKHESFHSRLKDETIRTCHIENINQCLKIAWAWLDFYNNDRIRINKKW; encoded by the coding sequence ATGAGCCTCCAATTGCAAAACCAAAAAGAAATAATTCAGGAATTATTAATAAATACGAAATATAATCGAACAATAATTTGCAAAATTTTAAATATCAATAGAACATCAACATATAAAGAAAATAAAACTTTAATGAATTTCCTCAATGATACAAGAATTATGAATTTAGTGATTTCAGAAATTGAAAAAAATAATTTTCTTAGTGCTTATAGTGCTAAAAGATGATCTTTATATTTTAAATTGAATTATATTGACCCTTTTAGCATAAATCACAAAAAATTAGAACGTATATTTAAAAAATTTAATCATATTGCATATTATATTAAGAAACAAACTAAACATGAAATTAAAAAATATAAAGAAACTATTAGAAAAAATTATCTTAAAGAAGCAAAAGAAATGGGATTTGAAAACATTTGAACTAGTGACATAACTCAATTTTCAGTTAAAACAAAAAAAGGTTATATTTGCACAGTTCAAGATAATTTAACTGGAGAAATAATAGGAAAATCTAAAATAATAGATAATCAAAAAACAAATTTTATGCTTGAAGCTGTAAAAATGGCATATAAAAATAAAAAATATTTAGGTCCAATATTATTACATTCAGATAATGGAAATCAATATACTTCTGAAAAATACATAAATTTATGTAATGATTTGCAAATCATTAGAAGTTATTCAAAACCAGGAACACCTCATCATAATGGCAAGCATGAAAGTTTTCATAGTCGTTTAAAAGATGAAACTATAAGAACATGTCATATTGAAAACATTAATCAATGCTTAAAAATAGCATGAGCATGATTAGATTTTTATAATAATGATAGAATTAGAATAAATAAAAAATGATAA
- a CDS encoding phosphatase PAP2 family protein produces the protein MFNKNNKSYTTLKILFLSFLIFSIISFILSSFYDIEINKWFAKGMDIYWLKMLSWVYEEIGMTQSYLFIFLFIAIYFEIKVIERKDKKSWKYVLWIFYIAVLIFWITANSIWIATTTKIDDGFGVGISGWFLESYDIRQIILIVLFLIESIAIAITFWYIRFIFIKKPYSILCEYKVDTIKAFSAFIFSSFVVFSMKVIFGRPYFYSVDFENIFYSDRVEPLWKQYWLETGHKIKSWGVINQTTGRVNGVEYLEWWQINNFFSNIGDLFAPLGTGKAGWWNLDFPSGHMISFFTMIYASYFFIGRNRKINWKIWSVVIIWFIHLNIVQYTQIISRTHWISDTSFSIILCLVILIFNGKIIDLLRQKITNNKKNKEHKEKKVV, from the coding sequence ATGTTTAATAAAAATAACAAAAGTTATACAACTTTAAAAATTTTATTTTTATCCTTTTTAATTTTCTCAATAATATCATTTATATTATCAAGTTTTTATGATATTGAAATAAATAAATGATTTGCAAAAGGAATGGATATATATTGATTAAAAATGTTATCTTGAGTTTATGAAGAAATTGGAATGACACAATCATACTTGTTTATCTTTTTGTTTATAGCTATTTATTTTGAAATAAAAGTAATTGAAAGAAAAGATAAAAAAAGTTGAAAGTATGTTCTTTGAATATTTTATATCGCAGTTTTAATTTTTTGAATTACAGCAAATTCTATATGAATTGCAACTACAACAAAAATTGATGATGGTTTTGGTGTTGGAATAAGTGGTTGATTTTTAGAGTCATATGATATTAGACAAATAATACTTATAGTTTTATTTTTAATTGAATCAATTGCTATAGCAATTACATTTTGATATATAAGATTTATTTTTATTAAAAAACCTTATTCTATTCTTTGTGAATATAAAGTTGATACTATTAAAGCTTTTAGTGCTTTTATATTTAGCAGTTTTGTTGTTTTTTCAATGAAAGTAATTTTTGGTAGACCTTATTTTTATAGTGTTGATTTTGAAAATATTTTTTACTCAGATAGAGTAGAACCTTTATGAAAACAATATTGATTAGAAACAGGTCATAAAATCAAAAGTTGAGGAGTTATTAATCAAACAACAGGACGTGTAAATGGAGTAGAGTATTTAGAATGATGACAAATAAATAATTTTTTTTCTAATATTGGAGATCTTTTTGCTCCATTAGGAACTGGCAAAGCTGGATGATGAAATTTGGATTTTCCATCAGGTCATATGATATCTTTTTTTACAATGATATATGCATCTTATTTTTTTATTGGAAGAAATAGAAAAATAAATTGAAAAATCTGAAGTGTTGTTATAATTTGATTTATTCATTTAAATATTGTTCAATACACTCAAATAATTTCAAGAACACATTGAATATCTGATACTTCATTTTCTATTATTTTATGTTTAGTAATATTAATATTTAATGGAAAGATAATTGATTTACTTAGACAAAAAATTACTAATAATAAAAAAAATAAAGAGCACAAAGAGAAAAAAGTTGTATAA
- a CDS encoding NADP-dependent glyceraldehyde-3-phosphate dehydrogenase: MRQYNALINNELVDNGQWLEIINPAILTVAGKVTALSAKDINNAFSVARSSQQSWEEVSLLDRISILKKFRDLIDKNKNEIAQIISEEIAKNLKDSLSEVVRTIEIIDYTFEEAKRMEPLALTGEGMGAKNKIGIFSRVAKGVVLTISPFNYPFNLAFAKIIPALVMGNTVVFKPATAGSLVGTYMSKLVIEAGFPKGIFNIITGRGREIGDIITSNPEIDMISFTGSVEIGNQIRKMGSSTDLVLELGGKDPALVLDDLNLEKYADEIVNGAYGYSGQRCTAVKRVLVSNKIADKLLPILKAKINLLSVGMPKDNAFITPVIDEKSVDFIQGLIDDAKNKGASIITGDKKQKNLMWPTLIDNVTTEMRIAWEEPFGPVLPILRIDSIDEMIKIANESQFGLQASIFCQDISKALLTAKRIKTGTVNINSRPQRGPDSFPFLGIKDSGEGVQGIRESLLSMTRYQGLVINY; this comes from the coding sequence ATGAGACAATATAATGCTTTAATTAATAATGAATTAGTAGACAATGGACAATGATTAGAAATAATTAATCCTGCAATTTTAACAGTAGCAGGAAAAGTAACAGCGTTATCTGCTAAGGATATTAATAATGCTTTTAGTGTTGCAAGAAGTTCTCAACAAAGTTGAGAAGAGGTATCATTACTTGATAGAATTTCTATTTTAAAAAAATTTAGAGATTTAATTGATAAAAATAAAAATGAAATAGCTCAAATAATTTCAGAAGAAATTGCAAAAAACTTAAAAGATTCACTTTCAGAAGTTGTTAGAACAATTGAAATTATAGACTATACTTTTGAAGAAGCTAAAAGAATGGAACCATTAGCTTTAACTGGTGAAGGAATGGGTGCTAAAAATAAAATTGGAATTTTTTCAAGAGTTGCAAAAGGAGTTGTACTTACAATTTCACCTTTTAATTATCCTTTTAATTTAGCTTTTGCAAAAATTATTCCAGCATTAGTAATGGGAAATACAGTAGTATTTAAACCTGCAACAGCAGGAAGTTTAGTTGGAACTTATATGTCTAAACTAGTAATAGAGGCAGGTTTTCCAAAAGGTATTTTTAACATTATTACAGGTAGAGGAAGAGAAATTGGCGATATTATTACTTCAAATCCAGAAATTGATATGATTTCTTTTACAGGAAGTGTTGAAATTGGAAATCAAATAAGAAAAATGGGAAGTTCAACTGACTTGGTATTAGAATTAGGGGGAAAAGATCCCGCTTTGGTATTAGATGATTTAAATTTAGAAAAATATGCAGATGAAATAGTAAATGGTGCATATGGATATTCAGGGCAAAGATGTACAGCAGTTAAAAGAGTTCTTGTTAGCAATAAAATAGCTGATAAATTATTACCAATATTAAAAGCAAAAATTAATTTATTAAGTGTTGGAATGCCCAAAGATAATGCTTTTATTACTCCTGTAATTGATGAAAAATCAGTAGATTTTATTCAAGGATTAATTGATGATGCAAAAAATAAGGGTGCTTCAATTATTACTGGAGATAAAAAGCAAAAAAACTTAATGTGACCTACATTAATTGATAATGTAACAACTGAAATGAGAATAGCATGAGAAGAGCCATTTGGACCAGTTTTACCAATTTTAAGAATAGATTCAATAGATGAAATGATTAAAATTGCAAATGAATCACAATTTGGTTTACAAGCAAGTATATTTTGTCAAGACATTTCAAAAGCATTATTAACAGCTAAAAGAATAAAAACAGGTACAGTAAATATTAATTCAAGACCGCAACGAGGACCAGATAGTTTTCCTTTCCTAGGAATAAAAGACTCAGGAGAGGGTGTACAAGGCATTAGAGAATCTCTTTTAAGTATGACAAGATATCAAGGACTAGTAATTAATTATTAA
- a CDS encoding RNA methyltransferase: protein MKITSVTNGLIEEILSYKETKNQKQTNKYLIEGIKMVDLAIKKNVVEMILVETKLFKKYKSFSNVVEISDNVSKKLSDLKTNQSIFAVCKIIKQEDLPGNYLILDGIQDPGNLGTLIRSAFAFGFKNIICSNDCVSFYNSKVLRATQSNHFDLNLKNEELINFINKLKQRNIIILGTLLKEKSCNLSEIKDKKIALILGNEGKGISKEVSKTIDKNVIIKTDSELESLNVAIAGSILMNNIYSLK, encoded by the coding sequence ATGAAAATCACATCGGTTACTAATGGTTTAATTGAAGAAATTTTATCTTACAAGGAAACAAAAAATCAAAAACAAACAAATAAATATCTTATTGAAGGAATAAAAATGGTTGATTTAGCTATAAAGAAAAATGTAGTTGAAATGATTTTAGTTGAAACAAAATTATTTAAAAAGTACAAAAGTTTTTCAAATGTAGTTGAAATATCAGATAATGTTTCAAAAAAATTATCTGATTTAAAAACAAATCAATCTATTTTTGCTGTTTGCAAAATTATAAAGCAAGAAGATTTACCAGGAAATTATCTTATATTAGATGGAATTCAAGATCCTGGAAATCTTGGAACTTTAATAAGAAGTGCATTTGCTTTTGGTTTTAAAAACATAATTTGTTCAAATGATTGTGTAAGTTTTTATAACTCCAAAGTTTTGAGAGCAACTCAATCTAATCACTTTGACTTAAATCTCAAAAATGAAGAACTAATAAATTTTATAAATAAATTAAAGCAAAGGAATATAATAATTTTAGGTACTTTATTAAAAGAAAAAAGCTGTAATTTAAGTGAAATAAAAGATAAAAAAATAGCTTTAATACTTGGAAATGAGGGTAAAGGTATTTCAAAGGAAGTATCTAAAACTATAGATAAAAATGTAATAATTAAAACAGATTCAGAATTGGAAAGTTTAAATGTTGCAATTGCAGGATCAATTTTAATGAATAATATTTATTCATTAAAATAA
- a CDS encoding dUTP diphosphatase, translating to MLTKDDLIYLKDKQIILDNYIMETKKIVINEIIIKKKIIAFLVEISEFINEYRSFKYWSNKGPSERKIILEELIDCLHFIISLGTNLNFDFSKFNNKITQASDIDSWSINVYRKALILEENFNTQSYYQLLDEFLSITYILDISRNEVLNFYNKKNEINFNRQDTGY from the coding sequence ATGTTAACAAAAGACGATTTAATTTATTTAAAAGATAAACAAATAATTTTAGATAACTATATAATGGAAACAAAAAAAATAGTTATAAATGAAATAATAATTAAAAAGAAAATAATAGCTTTTTTAGTAGAAATTTCTGAATTTATAAATGAATATAGATCATTTAAATATTGATCAAATAAAGGTCCAAGTGAAAGAAAAATTATATTAGAAGAGTTAATTGATTGTTTACATTTTATTATTAGTTTAGGAACTAACCTAAATTTTGATTTCTCTAAATTTAATAATAAAATTACACAAGCAAGTGATATAGATTCTTGAAGCATTAATGTTTATAGAAAAGCTTTAATTTTAGAAGAAAATTTTAATACTCAATCATATTATCAGTTATTAGATGAATTTTTATCAATAACTTATATTTTAGATATAAGTAGGAATGAAGTCTTAAATTTTTATAATAAAAAAAATGAGATTAATTTTAATAGACAAGATACAGGGTATTAA
- a CDS encoding glucose-6-phosphate isomerase — protein sequence MIKINFKDSKIEKEIKSFDESRVKKIHEMIENKTGVGNDFLGWVNWPIDFDKDELNKMKKVATNLRSKINVLLVVGIGGSYLGTRAADEMIRGLYSNDKVELIYIGNTISSTYTEQIVNYVKNKEFGIVNISKSGTTTEPGIAFRVFEKLLVDLKGKEVAKERIVAVTDKAKGALKQLATAEGYETFTIPDDIGGRFSVFTPVGIFPLLVSGVNVDDIFKGAKKAMEDTKNINNEAYKYAVARYILNTQKEYKAETLVSYELQMQMFTEWWKQLFGESEGKDGKGLFPTSCVFSKDLHSLGQFIQEGTKNVLFETIISVKKPNLDLKVPMNKEDLDGLNYLTSKSFHEINQVALEGVIDAHANTGEIPNIILEFEKMDAEMFGYAIYWFMKACALSGYLLEINPFNQPGVEVYKTNMFKLLKKPGF from the coding sequence ATGATAAAAATAAATTTTAAAGATTCAAAAATTGAAAAAGAAATTAAATCATTTGATGAATCAAGAGTGAAAAAAATACATGAAATGATTGAAAATAAAACAGGAGTAGGAAATGATTTTTTAGGTTGAGTTAATTGACCAATTGATTTTGATAAAGATGAATTAAATAAAATGAAAAAAGTAGCTACTAATTTAAGATCAAAAATAAATGTTTTATTAGTTGTTGGTATTGGAGGAAGTTATTTAGGCACTAGAGCAGCTGATGAAATGATTAGAGGATTATATTCAAATGATAAAGTTGAATTAATTTATATTGGAAATACAATATCTTCTACTTATACTGAACAAATAGTTAATTATGTTAAAAATAAAGAATTTGGAATAGTAAATATTTCAAAATCAGGAACTACAACAGAACCTGGTATTGCATTTAGAGTTTTTGAAAAACTTTTAGTTGATTTAAAAGGAAAAGAAGTAGCTAAGGAAAGAATTGTTGCAGTAACAGATAAAGCAAAAGGAGCTTTAAAACAGTTAGCAACAGCTGAGGGTTATGAAACTTTTACAATACCAGATGATATTGGAGGGAGATTTTCAGTATTTACACCAGTTGGTATTTTTCCATTATTAGTATCAGGAGTTAATGTTGATGATATCTTCAAAGGAGCTAAAAAAGCTATGGAAGATACAAAAAATATTAATAATGAAGCATATAAATATGCAGTTGCAAGATATATTTTAAATACTCAAAAAGAATATAAAGCAGAAACTTTAGTTAGTTATGAATTGCAAATGCAAATGTTTACAGAATGATGAAAACAATTATTTGGTGAATCAGAGGGGAAAGATGGTAAAGGTTTATTTCCTACTAGTTGTGTATTCTCAAAAGATTTACATTCATTAGGACAATTTATTCAAGAAGGAACAAAAAATGTTTTATTTGAAACAATAATTAGTGTTAAAAAACCCAATCTTGATTTAAAAGTACCAATGAATAAGGAAGATTTAGATGGACTAAATTATTTAACTAGTAAATCTTTTCATGAAATTAACCAAGTTGCACTTGAAGGTGTAATTGATGCTCATGCAAACACAGGTGAAATTCCTAATATAATATTGGAATTTGAAAAAATGGATGCAGAAATGTTTGGTTATGCAATTTATTGATTTATGAAAGCTTGTGCTTTGAGTGGGTATTTATTAGAAATTAATCCCTTTAATCAACCAGGAGTTGAAGTTTATAAAACAAATATGTTTAAATTACTTAAAAAACCAGGATTTTAA
- a CDS encoding S1 RNA-binding domain-containing protein yields the protein MDEDKVIKGLIHISEISDFYVKSIDEFLNLNEEYEVEIIDILNDKN from the coding sequence ATCGATGAAGACAAAGTAATAAAAGGATTAATTCATATTTCAGAAATATCAGATTTTTATGTTAAAAGTATTGATGAGTTTTTAAATTTAAATGAAGAATATGAAGTTGAAATTATAGATATTTTAAATGATAAGAATTAA
- a CDS encoding NifU family protein, which produces MEKINLEEKVKATLEQLRMYITQDGGDMEFVAIKNRLVYIRLKGNCVGCGLTELTFKEGVEGVLIEEFPYDIDGVELVM; this is translated from the coding sequence TTGGAAAAAATTAATTTAGAAGAGAAAGTAAAAGCTACTCTTGAACAATTAAGAATGTATATCACACAAGATGGTGGAGATATGGAATTTGTTGCTATCAAAAATAGATTAGTTTATATAAGACTTAAAGGTAATTGTGTTGGATGTGGTTTAACAGAATTGACATTTAAAGAAGGTGTTGAAGGAGTTCTTATTGAAGAATTTCCTTATGACATTGATGGTGTAGAACTTGTAATGTAG
- the sufB gene encoding Fe-S cluster assembly protein SufB: MKKLKQEEEIKQISDYKYGFNEGEVSTYKVQKGLNVEIVKEISKHKNEPKWMLDYRLESLKIFEQKPQTNFGPDLNWINFNDYYYYTEGAGKTVKTWDEIPDNIKRTFDRLGIPEAEKNFLAGINAQWDARPVYERMNEELEKQGVIFTDCDSALNKYPELFKKYFGQLVKNDDNKYASLNGAVWSGGTFIYVPKGVKLEKPLQAYFRINYQASGQFERTLIVIEDDAELHYIEGCTAPIYSENNLHAAIVEIFVGKRSSVRYTTVQNWSDNVLNLVTKRSLVEEDGRMEWIDGNIGSKVNMKYPSCILKGDRSQGDTISIAVAKKGVYQDAGSKMIHLGKETKSKIVSKSITFQGGTANYRGLAYIGPNAINSKARVECDTLILDNQSHSDTIPQNKVHNNQSQIEHEATVSKVSEEQLFYLMSRGLDEQQALEIIVMGFLEPFTKELPLEYAVELNQLIKIDMEGSVG; the protein is encoded by the coding sequence ATGAAAAAATTAAAACAAGAAGAAGAAATAAAACAAATATCTGATTATAAGTATGGTTTTAATGAGGGAGAAGTTTCTACATATAAAGTACAAAAAGGATTAAATGTAGAAATTGTAAAAGAGATTTCTAAACATAAAAATGAACCAAAATGAATGCTAGATTATAGATTAGAAAGTTTAAAAATATTTGAACAAAAACCTCAAACAAATTTTGGGCCTGACTTAAATTGAATTAATTTTAATGATTATTATTACTATACAGAAGGTGCTGGTAAAACTGTAAAAACTTGAGATGAAATACCAGATAATATTAAAAGAACTTTTGATCGCTTAGGAATTCCTGAAGCAGAAAAAAACTTTTTAGCAGGTATTAATGCACAATGAGATGCTCGTCCAGTTTATGAAAGAATGAATGAAGAGTTAGAAAAACAAGGAGTTATTTTTACAGACTGTGATAGTGCTTTGAACAAATACCCAGAATTGTTTAAAAAGTATTTTGGACAATTAGTTAAAAATGATGATAATAAATATGCTTCATTAAATGGAGCTGTTTGATCAGGGGGAACTTTTATTTATGTGCCAAAAGGTGTTAAATTAGAAAAACCCTTACAAGCTTATTTTAGAATTAATTATCAAGCTTCAGGTCAATTTGAAAGAACTTTAATAGTTATTGAAGATGATGCAGAACTTCATTATATTGAAGGGTGTACTGCTCCAATTTATTCAGAAAATAATTTACATGCAGCTATAGTAGAAATATTTGTTGGTAAAAGATCAAGTGTTAGATATACAACAGTTCAAAATTGAAGTGACAATGTTTTAAATTTAGTTACAAAAAGAAGTCTTGTTGAAGAAGATGGAAGAATGGAATGAATTGATGGAAATATTGGTTCAAAAGTAAATATGAAATATCCATCATGTATTTTAAAAGGTGATAGATCACAAGGTGATACAATCTCTATTGCTGTTGCAAAAAAAGGTGTTTATCAAGATGCTGGAAGTAAAATGATTCATTTAGGAAAAGAAACAAAATCTAAAATAGTTTCAAAATCAATTACATTTCAGGGTGGAACTGCAAATTATAGGGGTTTAGCTTATATTGGACCAAATGCAATTAATTCTAAAGCAAGAGTTGAATGTGATACATTAATTTTGGACAATCAATCACATTCAGATACTATTCCTCAAAATAAAGTCCATAACAATCAATCACAAATTGAACATGAAGCTACAGTTTCAAAAGTAAGTGAAGAACAATTATTTTATTTAATGAGTAGGGGATTAGATGAACAACAAGCCTTAGAAATTATTGTTATGGGTTTTTTAGAACCCTTTACAAAGGAATTACCATTAGAATATGCAGTTGAGCTAAATCAACTAATAAAAATTGATATGGAAGGCTCTGTAGGATAA
- the sufU gene encoding Fe-S cluster assembly sulfur transfer protein SufU, whose protein sequence is MFDKNDKIQLRQIIIEHYTEPDFKGLIENNKAIIKFQDSPTCSDEINVQLLIENDNIVEARFDGNACAISTASTDILCSKIKGLNIKEAQDQLINYYNMISGNEYNELILDELIVFWEINKQGNRINCALLGADGFKSILKKEV, encoded by the coding sequence ATGTTTGATAAAAATGATAAAATACAATTAAGACAAATAATAATAGAACATTATACTGAACCAGACTTTAAAGGTTTAATTGAAAACAATAAAGCAATTATAAAGTTTCAAGATTCACCTACATGCAGTGATGAAATAAATGTTCAACTATTAATAGAAAATGACAATATTGTAGAAGCTAGATTTGATGGTAATGCATGTGCTATTTCAACAGCTTCAACAGATATACTTTGTTCTAAAATAAAAGGCTTAAATATTAAAGAAGCTCAAGATCAACTTATAAATTATTACAATATGATTTCGGGAAATGAATATAATGAGTTAATTTTAGATGAATTAATTGTATTTTGAGAAATAAATAAACAAGGAAATAGAATAAATTGTGCTCTTTTAGGAGCAGATGGATTTAAATCAATTTTAAAAAAGGAGGTGTAG